DNA sequence from the Malus domestica chromosome 06, GDT2T_hap1 genome:
AAAcctaatttttctttattaaGAAAAAGAAGGCTTATCTTCCACACCAAGTACAAACCAAACTACAGTCTATTAAAATATAAGCAAGCTCTAACCTCTTGCTAGAATTAATATGTatataaaaacgaaattaatacTATGCATGACGTCTAACAGTTTGACCAGCATGCCCAACATTTATCtgaataaactattatttaggtaaatgattttcacactacagttaatttttgtcatttgattcTTCGTTACTTTTAACTCAACGGCAAGAAAATAGAGAAGACTGTGCAAGCAGAGAACATGGGGTGTGAAAATCAAGTCCCTAATTTTATGCCAAGGTAACGCAGATTTGCACCTTATTTTATTCTTAAACCTCTTAATTCACGGCCTTAGCTGACGCTTAATCATAGTTCCAATCTTTGACTTCGCTTCATAGTTTGTAGAGATTGACAAAcctaatttttctttattaaGAAAAAGAAGGCTTATCTTCCACACCAAGTACAAACCAAACTACAGTCTATTAAAATATAAGCAAGCTCTAACCTCTTGCTAGAATTAATATGTatataaaaacgaaattaatacTATGCATGACGTCTAACAGTTTGACCAGCATGCCCAACATTTATCTGAATAGACTATTATTAAGTTTAGGTAAATGATTTTCACAATACggttaatttttgtcatttgattcTTCTTTACTTTTAATCCAACGGCAAGAAAATAGAGAAGACTGTGCAAGCAAAGAACATGGGGTGTGAAAATCAAGTCCCTAATTTTAAGCTAAGGTAACGCAGATTTGCACCTTGAGTCAGAAACTGTTCTGGTTGCTTGCCTATATGTCTTCTATTAGCAACAACATTAACcatttgaaagaaataattaGCATGAACACTTGAGACAGATGACATTTGCAACTATGTGAAAACAACTTTGATCTGTTCATCCAACACCAAcaataaattaccaaattttaagaTCTTTGATTATTAATAACTAAAAAGTACTAATAGAGTTGTGGCTTCTATATTTTAGCTGCTGTCACTTGTGTTCTACAGAAATACCAAGGTTTTACGTAGAAGATTATTACCTAGGAGACATCTCTAGTAGTCTAGTTGAGCTAGCTTTAATTGGGTAGAATCATTTTTTGAAGATTTTCGCAAGGGAAGTTCGATTCCTGACATTTAATCTCTTGATAGAAACTGAATTTTTGGCACTATTGCATATACCTTTCTGTAGTTTGAGAATTTTTCTCTGGCTTCTAGTTTATTTATTAGTAGTTGACCTTTTTTTATAGCTGTTGTCTTACATCTTGTAGGCGGAGAATATTCGTGAGACAATTGAAGATGTTGGATTCCAAGCCACGTTGATTAATGACGAGGGAAATGATAAGTCCATATTGATATGCAGAATTCGGATAAAGGGAATGACTTGCACTTCTTGCTCAACTACTGTTGAATCAGCTTTACAGGCAGTTCATGGTGTACAAAAAGCCCAAGTTGCCTTAGCAACTGAAGAAGCAGATGTCCACTATGATCCAAAGGTTGTGAGCTACAACCAGCTGTTGCAAACCATTGAAGACACTGGATTCGAAGGCATACTTATTACCGCAGGGGAAGACATGAGCCGGATAGAGCTTGAAGTTGATGGTGTAAGGACTGATCGCTCGATGAGAATACTTGGACAGTCTCTTCAAGCACTCCCTGGTGTGCAAACTATAGACTTTGATTCTGAAATCAAGAAAATCGCTGTTTCTTACAAATCAGATATGACAGGGCCAAGAAGTTTCATTAATGTGATTGAAACAACAGGGTCCAGGCGTTTCAAGGCAAAGATTTTTCCAGGAGGTGAAGCAGGAAGCGATAGTCATAGAAAGGAGGAAATTAAGCAGTATTTTAGAGTCTTTCTGTGGAGTTTGGTTTTCACTATTCCGGTGTTTTTAACCTCCATGGTGTTCATGTATATTCCTGGAATTAAGCATGGCCTAGAAACTAAAATAGTGCATAATCTCATGATTGGGGAGCTCATGAGGTGGATTCTGGCCACTCCGGTGCAATTCATTATAGGCCGGAGGTTCTATACTGGGGCATACAAATCACTACGGCATGGTTCTGCGAATATGGACGTGCTGATCGCATTAGGAACAAATGCAGCCTATTTTTATTCAGTCTACTCGGTAGTGAGAGCTGCTACCTCTCCAGATTTTATGGGTACTGATTTCTTCGAGACTAGTGCCATGCTTATTTCATTCATTCTTCTTGGAAAGTACCTAGAGGTATTAGCTAAGGGGAAGACATCAGATGCCATTGCCAAACTGATGGACTTGGCACCTGAAACAGCAACATTATTGGTACTAGACGAAGAAGGAAATGTGATAAATGAAGAGGAAATTGATAGTAGGTTGATACAAAAGAATGATATCCTTAAAATTATTCCTGGGGCGAAAGTAGCTTCAGATGGTTATGTTACATGGGGGCAAAGCCATGTTAATGAGAGTATGATAACGGGCGAAGCACTGCCGGTCGCAAAAAGAAAGGGTGATTCAGTCATTGGAGGTACTTTGAATGAGAATGGTGTCCTACATATCAAGGCAACTAGGGTTGGTGCAGAAAGTTCCCTTTCGCAAATTGTACGGCTTGTTGAGTCAGCTCAGATGGCCAAAGCTCCTGTACAGAAATTTGCTGACCGCATTTCCAAATACTTCGTGCCACTGGTATGAATTATAACATGATTAATTAGTCAAGTTCTTTAAGGATTTGTTTTGGTTCAACTGAAAGGATACCGGAGGCTATTTCTTAAAATGTGGTTTTAATTTGCAGGTGATCCTACTTTCATTCTTGACCTGGCTTTCCTGGTTTTTGTCTGGAAGATACCATGGCTACCCTGAATCTTGGATACCATCTTCCATGGATAGCTTTGAGCTTTCTCTCCAGTTTGGAATCTCTGTCATGGTTATAGCGTGCCCTTGTGCTTTAGGCCTAGCAACTCCCACAGCTGTCATGGTTGGAACTGGAGTAGGCGCATCTCAAGGTGTGTTGATCAAAGGAGGCCAAGCATTAGAAAGTGCACATAAGGTTAGGAAGTGGCATCCTTATAGCAGTTTGATGCTTTCTATAATATCGAAATTGGCAATTTTCTGCATTGGGGCAGTATAAGAGCAATTATTATGCAATTTAATGATCAAGTGTAACTATAGATTTGATTGATGATGTTTTAGGTGAACTGCATTGTGTTCGACAAGACAGGGACTCTCACAATTGGAAAGCCAGTGGTTGTTAACACACGACTCCTGAAAAATATGGTGCTGCGAGAATTCTATGAACTTGTTGCTGCAGCTGAGGTCGGTTTTAACATATAAAACACGTCTGTAGTATTTTTAGAAATTCATGAAGAGTTTTTTTATATGTTCATTATTATCCACAATGATTTGAAGCTTCACTATTTTGtatgatttatatatatatatcaggtGAACAGCGAACACCCGTTGGCTAAGGCCATTGTTGAGTACGCCAAAAAGTTCAGAGAAGACGAAGAGAATCCTGCCTGGCCAGAAGCAAAAGACTTTGAATCCATTACTGGTCATGGGGTGAGGGCCATTGTTAGGAACAAGGAAATAATTGTTGGCaacaagagtttgatggtggagCGCAACACTGCGGTTCCAATTGATGCAGAAGAGATACTTGCAGAAGCTGAAGGACTTGCTCAAACTGGGATTTTAATAGCTATAGATGGAAAAGTGGCTGGAGTTCTGTCCATATCTGATCCACTGAAACCAGGTGCTCAAGAAGTAATTTCCATACTCAAGTCTATGAAAATTAGAAGCATAATGGTGACAGGTGACAATTGGGGAACTGCAAATTCTATCGCTAATGAAGTTGGAATTGAGACCGTTATAGCAGAAGCCAAACCCGATCAGAAAGCAGAGAAAGTGAAGGAATTGCAGGTACATATAATGAATGTTAATTTGTTACAAACTACAAGAGTATGTTATTAACTTCATGCACGTTACTAAATTTCAATGTTCACAGGCTTCCGGCAACATCGTGGCAATGGTGGGAGATGGAATCAATGACTCACCAGCACTTGTGGCAGCGGATGTAGGAATGGCAATTGGTGCAGGAACAGACATTGCCATTGAGGCAGCTGACATTGTTCTAATGAAAAGCAACTTGGAGGATGTGATAACTGCGATTCACCTTTCCAGGAAAACTTTCACCCGTATCCGTTTGAACTACATTTGGGCTTTGGGATACAACGTTCTTGGCATTCCAATAGCTGCAGGAGCCCTTTTCCCATATACTGGATTTCGTTTACCACCATGGATTGCTGGAGCTGCAATGGCTGCTTCTTCGGTCAGCGTTGTTTGCTGCTCTCTGCTGCTGAAGAATTATAAAAGGCCAAAGGTTCTGGACAACTTGGAGGTACGCGGAATAAGTATTGAGTGATTGATTAGGAGCCTTTTAATTCTGTTGTGTGTACGCGTGGAGGACTCAAGTTCGAGTAATTTGAGTAGTGGTTTGGCTGCAatagcaaatatgtaataatttAGGTTGTTTACATACGTTCTGTATATATAAGCGTATACGTATGCAAGTTTCGTTAGAACACATGACATGCATTTGTAGTGTTGTTATCGTAATTGATGGATGCTTaaatcatccatgaaaaagGAAAATCATCCATCCAGTCTCCATCTGAAAGTGAATTACGTAAATGAAGGGCTCTTCTCTAAGTTTCAAGGGAATCTTCCTTTGTGCTTGgtcttctccttctttctccCTAGACCTCCTATTATTCCCCTTTTGTTGTAAGATAGCTGCACTGTTGAGACCTGCAGTTTGCTTCTTCTCGAGACGCTCCTTTCCCAGGGCAGCCTTCCACATGCGCTAATTCTGGTAGCGCACCTCATGACTTTCGCCCGCTGATTGTCTGTGCAGGCTGGGAAGGGAAAGTCAGCATTAAATGCCTGACTTGCTGGGCTTAACATACattttgttggtaccatattatattgggcctcgttacttgggcttccaaacattgagcccatgatttatgtaaaaggagaggagcccttagtctataaaagggactcatcaCCATCACAATCCTCAGGCCTCACATCCCCAAACAGAGGGCTCACATCCGGCaaccctctcacaaacagagaaacactttcaaactctctctttctctgggtgattccccctcacacttgtaatccatacattcatatagagaaatacaatcaacatcagtgtggacgtagcccaaacattaggatgaaccacgatacatcttgtgttctttactttcttgcagattcacggtcggatttacattgttccaagccattccggttttgtgcatcaacatttggcgccatctgtggaaaaagacacgaaaagctatgttggtcctctctcaatttttcataccTTCACCGTGAATCTGTAGAAACCTAAAAACCAAACACCTGCACAGTCACTGCAAAACCCATGTCTTCCGCTTCAACTTCCAGACACGGCAGCATCGATGGAAACAGTCAcattccttctttctctctcctctcactAACCCATACAGAGACACAGACaccgatctctctctctctcttctttctctctctcatcacgTCTCATTGTGTACAGTCAATCAGTCACAGATCTTTGCtccagtgaaaaaaaaaatgaagaatggCAACAAGTTCAAATTGTGAGAGAATTGGTACCAAAACGTGGAAGAAGATCGAGTTTAAAAGCTGAAAGTGAGCGACTTGTTCATTTATTTCCCTATGTACTATTAAGTCGTGTCGTCTATACAAagcacaactctctctctctctgtgagtCGGTGAGTATCTGGGGAGGGCTATGAGATTGCTAGTGTCTGTGTGGTGGCGGATTAGATTGACAAAACTGACAATGGTTGAGCCGGCCTCATCGATCTGGTTTCGATGCTAGCTGCCCGTGCATTTAGGTCACCAAGAATTGTCATTGTGGATATGGATGACCAGCGTCTAGCAATAGCGAAGTCTCTCGGTGCTGATGACACTGTCAAAGCTTTCGACAAAAATGGAGGATTTGGATGATGACATTGCCCAAATCAAGACAACCATGAAATCCAACGTGGATGTGAACTTCGATTGTGTTGGTTTTTAACAAAACCATGTCAACAGCTCTTGGTGCCACCCGTCCTGGCGACAAAATTTGCCTTGTCGGAATGGAACACGGCGCGATGACATTCCCACTTACTCCAGCTGCTGCCAGGAAAGGTGTCGCCTCCGACGAGGGAACTGTGACCGGCGCCCACCGCTTTCGATGGGTCTTTAACCTACCCCTTCAGAATTTTCAATCATCCAACAACGCGGCCAATGGCTATAACCTAGCTACTTCATCTCCAAACCTCCGTGCTGGTGGCGAAATTAAGATCGAAACTAGTAAGAATGAAGTTGTTGAACAGTAGGTCATGGACGAACGAGAAGCATGTCGAGTTTTTGAACAGCATGGAGGAATCCTTCGTGCGTGCCATGtttgagaagaagaaggatcacCGTCATCCTTCTCGTCTCGACCGGTACTTTCCGAACACCTCTGACTCAACCCTAGATCTCAAAACCAACAGCAGAATTTCCAAAAACCATAACTCTTCACAAGGTG
Encoded proteins:
- the LOC103446622 gene encoding probable copper-transporting ATPase HMA5 isoform X2; translated protein: MTCTSCSTTVESALQAVHGVQKAQVALATEEADVHYDPKVVSYNQLLQTIEDTGFEGILITAGEDMSRIELEVDGVRTDRSMRILGQSLQALPGVQTIDFDSEIKKIAVSYKSDMTGPRSFINVIETTGSRRFKAKIFPGGEAGSDSHRKEEIKQYFRVFLWSLVFTIPVFLTSMVFMYIPGIKHGLETKIVHNLMIGELMRWILATPVQFIIGRRFYTGAYKSLRHGSANMDVLIALGTNAAYFYSVYSVVRAATSPDFMGTDFFETSAMLISFILLGKYLEVLAKGKTSDAIAKLMDLAPETATLLVLDEEGNVINEEEIDSRLIQKNDILKIIPGAKVASDGYVTWGQSHVNESMITGEALPVAKRKGDSVIGGTLNENGVLHIKATRVGAESSLSQIVRLVESAQMAKAPVQKFADRISKYFVPLVILLSFLTWLSWFLSGRYHGYPESWIPSSMDSFELSLQFGISVMVIACPCALGLATPTAVMVGTGVGASQGVLIKGGQALESAHKVNCIVFDKTGTLTIGKPVVVNTRLLKNMVLREFYELVAAAEVNSEHPLAKAIVEYAKKFREDEENPAWPEAKDFESITGHGVRAIVRNKEIIVGNKSLMVERNTAVPIDAEEILAEAEGLAQTGILIAIDGKVAGVLSISDPLKPGAQEVISILKSMKIRSIMVTGDNWGTANSIANEVGIETVIAEAKPDQKAEKVKELQASGNIVAMVGDGINDSPALVAADVGMAIGAGTDIAIEAADIVLMKSNLEDVITAIHLSRKTFTRIRLNYIWALGYNVLGIPIAAGALFPYTGFRLPPWIAGAAMAASSVSVVCCSLLLKNYKRPKVLDNLEVRGISIE
- the LOC103446622 gene encoding probable copper-transporting ATPase HMA5 isoform X1, which produces MATKFLALCIRNKSRGDLSPRPHYPSMPKYPKGVAAEETSLAAKAEAKALFSVMGMTCSACAGSVEKAVKRLPGIREAVVDVLNNRAQVMFFPNFISAENIRETIEDVGFQATLINDEGNDKSILICRIRIKGMTCTSCSTTVESALQAVHGVQKAQVALATEEADVHYDPKVVSYNQLLQTIEDTGFEGILITAGEDMSRIELEVDGVRTDRSMRILGQSLQALPGVQTIDFDSEIKKIAVSYKSDMTGPRSFINVIETTGSRRFKAKIFPGGEAGSDSHRKEEIKQYFRVFLWSLVFTIPVFLTSMVFMYIPGIKHGLETKIVHNLMIGELMRWILATPVQFIIGRRFYTGAYKSLRHGSANMDVLIALGTNAAYFYSVYSVVRAATSPDFMGTDFFETSAMLISFILLGKYLEVLAKGKTSDAIAKLMDLAPETATLLVLDEEGNVINEEEIDSRLIQKNDILKIIPGAKVASDGYVTWGQSHVNESMITGEALPVAKRKGDSVIGGTLNENGVLHIKATRVGAESSLSQIVRLVESAQMAKAPVQKFADRISKYFVPLVILLSFLTWLSWFLSGRYHGYPESWIPSSMDSFELSLQFGISVMVIACPCALGLATPTAVMVGTGVGASQGVLIKGGQALESAHKVNCIVFDKTGTLTIGKPVVVNTRLLKNMVLREFYELVAAAEVNSEHPLAKAIVEYAKKFREDEENPAWPEAKDFESITGHGVRAIVRNKEIIVGNKSLMVERNTAVPIDAEEILAEAEGLAQTGILIAIDGKVAGVLSISDPLKPGAQEVISILKSMKIRSIMVTGDNWGTANSIANEVGIETVIAEAKPDQKAEKVKELQASGNIVAMVGDGINDSPALVAADVGMAIGAGTDIAIEAADIVLMKSNLEDVITAIHLSRKTFTRIRLNYIWALGYNVLGIPIAAGALFPYTGFRLPPWIAGAAMAASSVSVVCCSLLLKNYKRPKVLDNLEVRGISIE